A stretch of the Perca fluviatilis chromosome 17, GENO_Pfluv_1.0, whole genome shotgun sequence genome encodes the following:
- the LOC120545144 gene encoding uncharacterized protein LOC120545144, which translates to MTSPSHPSRSDCQDEVRVGEDTLPRIIERIRNEEEKKEMDDEETEQGSSNIVEHILKELKGINKIQEEISDLRQYLTSVRGSVDEVSCCVDAVLSEIGDLYSGASAAPHPSPVSQTHRTRQGSLGRQNAITSLQGRDTSPLLDRKDCGKDSGCVPSHRSPKQWHVDRVTLQSDLQTDQDNSKQNSSNMHMLGPTKPDPCYMELHRGHGYQSTSSLSSCHSSNCPEASLLSGDTECDRWPSSVDMQHSISGEGGWSEEDICSCANSGEELDNCLVVWDRCATEETQSSTPGHSSHNSSEHLSLLFGHQYNSTSSSSSIVDWMPPRLQNEGEHLECDCYTNCPYSRSSGYHTVDACANELGSEPSRSLSCSTVLLTDCDDGYLEPSALCNDCPSSGDTLDLGSADSLDREWTDHSISRDETGESLSQESSEVGSDSAAVTPNVGLDMTTFSKAVLTFRSALKGALKKLEGSNPEDVKDDSESGACPSPVRHASEPKEEQARAEYTEGEVSLTENPIHFGTPKEESEASVYLDCGETHENMSSSLQASPHEASQSPCTPTEYHSLEISQDKGECPTDGELSNLDLTPDHCPRQAVSPLGPVLCTDEVRLGPIRENYILDEVNQGKPTDASHKERIANFQRILREKRQTRHRLSKSSQGSHGSQGSHGSQGSHGSQGSQGSQSQDEFIPECGREDNQVTHNIGSIFQLQFFCFLLILIVVV; encoded by the exons ATGACCTCACCCAGTCACCCCAGCCGTTCTGATTGCCAAGATGAAGTCAGGGTTGGGGAGGATACTTTACCCAGGATTATTGAAAGGATCAGAaatgaagaagagaaaaaggagaTGGATGATGAGGAGACAGAGCAAGGCTCTAGTAACATAGTGGAACATATACTAAAAGAGCTGAAAGGCATCAACAAGATCCAGGAGGAAATTTCCGACCTGAGGCAGTATCTAACATCTGTGCGAGGCTCCGTGGATGAAGTATCTTGTTGTGTCGATGCAGTGCTCAGTGAAATAGGTGATCTGTACTCTGGGGCTTCAGCTGCACCTCACCCTAGTCCTGTTTCTCAAACACACCGCACCAGGCAAGGAAGCTTGGGCAGACAGAACGCCATCACATCTCTTCAAGGGAGAGACACCAGTCCACTGTTGGATCGCAAAGATTGTGGAAAAGATTCGGGATGTGTACCATCTCACAGATCACCCAAACAATGGCATGTTGATAGAGTCACTCTCCAATCAGACCTGCAAACAGACCAAGACAACTCAAAGCAAAATAGTTCAAACATGCACATGCTAGGCCCTACAAAACCTGACCCCTGCTACATGGAGCTTCATCGGGGCCATGGCTACCAAAGCACCAGCTCTTTGTCGTCGTGTCACAGTTCCAATTGTCCAGAAGCAAGTCTTCTCTCTGGGGACACAGAATGTGACAGGTGGCCTTCTTCTGTTGATATGCAGCACAGTATAAGTGGAGAAGGAGGTTGGAGTGAGGAGGACATCTGCTCTTGTGCAAACAGTGGAGAAGAGTTAGATAATTGTCTTGTTGTTTGGGACAGGTGTGCCACAGAAGAGACACAGAGCAGCACACCGGGCCATTCTTCACACAACAGCTCTGAGCATCTTTCGTTGCTGTTTGGACACCAATACAACTCTACCTCTAGTTCTTCCAGTATAGTGGACTGGATGCCCCCCAGACTACAAAATGAGGGAGAACACTTGGAGTGTGACTGTTATACAAACTGCCCATACTCACGTAGTTCTGGTTACCACACCGTGGATGCTTGTGCAAATGAACTGGGTAGTGAGCCCTCCAGGAGTCTGAGTTGCTCCACTGTGCTTTTGACTGACTGCGATGATGGTTACCTGGAGCCAAGTGCACTATGCAATGACTGTCCATCTTCTGGTGACACTCTTGATCTGGGCTCTGCTGACAGTTTGGACAGGGAGTGGACAGATCATAGTATCTCCAGGGATGAAACTGGAGAATCTTTGTCACAAGAGTCTTCTGAAGTAGGTTCGGATAGTGCAGCTGTGACCCCAAATGTAGGTCTTGACATGACAACTTTTAGCAAGGCTGTACTCACTTTCAGGTCAGCTTTGAAAGGGGCTTTGAAAAAGTTGGAAGGATCCAACCCtgaagatgttaaagatgataGTGAGTCTGGGGCATGTCCATCTCCTGTCAGACATGCCAGTGAACCCAAGGAGGAGCAGGCCAGAGCGGAGTATACAGAAGGAGAGGTTAGCCTGACAGagaatcccattcattttggcactCCAAAGGAGGAGAGTGAGGCTTCGGTCTACTTGGATTGTGGTGAGACGCATGAGAACATGTCAAGCTCCCTTCAAGCATCCCCACATGAAGCAAGCCAGTCTCCCTGCACCCCAACTGAGTATCACTCTTTAGAGATTTCACAGGACAAAGGAGAATGTCCAACAGATGGGGAACTATCCAATCTTGACCTAACACCAGACCATTGTCCAAGGCAGGCCGTTAGTCCGCTGGGCCCAGTGCTCTGTACAGATGAGGTGCGGTTAGGTCCAATTAGGGAAAACTACATCCTTGATGAGGTAAATCAAGGAAAGCCTACTGATGCCAGTCACAAAGAGCGTATAGCTAATTTCCAGCGCATTCTGAGGGAAAAGAGGCAAACCCGTCATAGACTATCCAAATCATCTCAGGGGTCCCATGGCTCTCAAGGGTCTCATGGCTCTCAAGGATCTCATGGCTCTCAAGGATCTCAGGGATCCCAATCTCAAGACGAGTTCATCCCAG agTGTGGGAGAGAAGATAATCAGGTTACTCATAACATCGGCTCCATATTTCAGctacagtttttttgttttctgttaattTTGATTGTTGTGGTgtaa